The following is a genomic window from Armatimonadota bacterium.
GGAAATCGCCCGCCACGGCTTCGACTTCAGCGACACGTTCGATCGGCCCTTGCCCCTGCAGCTCTTCGAGCCGGGTGATCGCCGGATAGCGGCTGTCGAAACCGGGCCCGAAGATACCATCACAATAGACGCCGCGGTTCGTTTCGCAGGCGCGACCCTCGAGGGTGCGGCGCCGTTCGTTGATCCCTACGGCCAATGCCGGTACGCAAATTGGCCGGACAAGGTCCGCAGCGACGAGGACCTGCGCGCCGACATCGCCCGCGAGGACGCGGAGTTGGCGAAGATGCCGCCCTCGCCCGACTACGACGAGTACGGAGGCTACAACAAAGCGGGCTGGAGCGACCGCGCGACCGGCTTCTTCCACGTCGTCCGCCGTGACGGCTACTGGTGGCTCATCAGCCCGAAGGGCAACCCGTGCTTCTACCTCGGCGTATCTGCGATCCCCGCGGCGACGAGTGACGCCACCCCGATCACCGGCCGCGACTTCGTGTACGAATGGCTGCCGCCGCAGGAGGGGCCGTTATCTCAGGCGGGTAGTGGGCAGTCCGTCCGCTTCCATACGGCGAACCTGATCCGCAAGTACGGTGAAGACTGGGCCGACCAGGCAGCGGCGCGCGCGATACGCCGCATTCGCGCCTGGGGCTTCAGCGGCGGCGGCAAGTGGGGCGCGCCGTCGAGCCTGGTGTCGGTGCCGGTCCTCGGCAGAGGCGCGACGCCGTCAATCGTGAGGCACCCCGATATCTTCGACCCAGAGGTGCGCGAGGTATTCGGCAAGGAGTTGGAACGACAGATCGCCCCGCGACGGGACGACCCGCGCATCCTGGGGTGGTCGCTGGGCAACGAGTGGGGCGAGGTGATCGCCGCCAACGAGATCACCTCGATTCTCGCCAAACCCGCCGAGGTGCCGGCGAAGTGCGCGCTCGCGGACTACGCGGTCGACGAGCTGTACGGCGGCTCGGTGCCGAAGCTCGCCGCGGCATGGCAGGTCGGCGCCGCTGACCGCACCGCGCTCTACGCCTGCCAACCCACACCGCCTGCCGAGGACGTCGAGCAGCTTCGCCGCTTCTACGCCGACCGCTACTACGACTTCATCTACCGCACCGTCAAGTTAGTTGACCCCAACCACCTCTACTTCGGCTTCTGGGTCATGTCGCAGTGGAGCGAGTGGTGGCCGAGCGAGGATGAGTGGCGGCTGATCGCGCCTTACTGTGACGTCATCGGGTATGACCGCTACGCCCGCGAGTACGACGACCCTCGCTGGCGGCGCATGGAAGAAGAGGCCGGCAAACCGACGCTGTGCGGCGAGTTCAGCTTTGCGCCGTGGCACGATGGCAGGCGCGGGTTCGGCCGGTATGAAGTCTGGGCGCGCGATGAGGCCGACGCGGGAGAAATGTACCACCGTTGGGTGCAGGCGGCGGCGCGCGACCCGTATTCCGTGGGTTTGATACACTTCCTCTACCACGACCAACCAATCACCGGACGCGGCCCGGGGCAAGGCGCCGGGCTGGTGTTCGGGGAGAACTTCGCGTTCGGCTTGGTCACGGAGACCGACCGGCCGAAGTGGGAGTTGGTGCGCCGGTATCGCGAGGCGAACTTGCAGGCGGCGCAGTGGCGCCTAGAGGCGATGAATCAGTAACGTCTTTCCACCCTCCCGGGCGTGCCCCTGCGCCGCAGCGGGCAAGCCTGGGAGTCGCGTTCGGATACGGAGGCGGCGCTCACGCCGGGCCGCGCCCGGCACGGAAACGGGGCGGCCCGACAGGACCGCCCCGGTGCAATTCATGCGACTTCGGACTCGTCTCGCCCGGCGCACCTGGCTCGCGCGTCAGGACACGATCCGCTCCTTCTCCGGGTCGAACTGCACGACCGTGTTCTCGCGATAGGCCTTCACGCCAAGGGCGATCGCCACCATGACCTTGTTTCCCACCTGGGCATCCACATGCGGCTGCTTCCGGCTGCGCACGCATTCGAGCCAGTAGGTCNNNNNNNNNNNNNNNNNNNNNNNNNNNNNNNNNNNNNNNNNNNNNNNNNNNNNNNNNNNNNNNNNNNNNNNNNNNNNNNNNNNNNNNNNNNNNNNNNNNNCCCCGGGTTGGGCCGTGCTCGGCGTGATGCTGACGATGCTTGCGGCGGCGGTGTGGTGCGCGGCGGCGGGCATGCAGTGGGCGGTGGCGTTGATACTGCTGACCTTCATCCTGTTGGCCATGGCGTGCCTGGCGCGCCTGACCTGCGCCGGGGGACTCGTTCAGGTGGACGTGCCATACATGCCGAGCGATGTGATAAACTTCGCCGTCGGATCGAGAGCCCTGACCCCGGGCAGCCAGGCCATTATGCACTTTCAGCAGACCACGTGGTGGACCGTGTGGGCATCCGCCCCGCTGCCGCTTTTCATGGACAGCCTGCGCATCTCGCAGGGCACTCGTCTTCCGGCACGGCGGCTGACAATCGTCATCGCTCTCGCCGCGCTCGCGGCGATCCTCTGCGGCTATTACTCGCACATGAAGCTCGCCTACGTCCACGGCGGACTCAGCCTTAACCGGGAGATCTTCTACAACACCCCGACATGGAACATCGCGCGCCTGCGCAACGCCGTGGAATCCGGCATCCCCGTGAACAAGCTACACCTCTGGTCGGCGCTGGCCGGAGTCATCATCACCGGCGGCCTGATCCACCTCCAGCGCAACTACCTGTGGTGGCCGGTAAGCCCGCTCGGCTACCTCATGGGAACCAGCACGTCCTTCGAGGCGATCTGGTTCTCCATGCTCATCGGTTGGGCGGTTAGCGCCCTGATGCGCCGCTTCAGCGGCCTGTATGGCTACCGCCGCCTGCGGCCGCTCTTCCTCGGCCTCATACTCGGCGAATTCGTCACCGCCGGGATCTGGATTGCCATAGACGGCTTCACGGGCGTCAGGATGCATAAGATCTTCCCCGGCGCGTAGCGGCGCGAGTCGATCGCGCGGACCGGGGATGGGCCACTCCACTGATCTTTCTTCCGGCCTATGCCATCTCTCCGCTCACCGCATCCACCGATGGGGAGCCCGGCGTCCGCGTGGGACTGGTCCATCCATCGGAGCTTGGTCGCCCCGTTGTGGAGTCCGCGCGCCCAGGGGCGGTAGGAGATTCCCCACGTCACTCCGAATCACACGCTTATAGGAGGGCATTCACATGAGGATCGCGCTTTGCGGCTGTCTCGTCATGATCTTGCTCGCGGCGGCGCTGCCGGCGTGGGCGGCGGTGGGATCTGAGTATCTGGAACTCGACGGCTGGGCGGAGCCGAACACGCCGCCGGAACACAACAAGTTCGGCGTCCTGCGCTACTGGGCGGAGGGCAAGACGGCGACGGCGGCCACCATCTTCATCCCGGGCAACGGGGGCGGGGCGGCGTCGTTCGACATCGTGGGCCGTTGGCTTGCGGAGAACGCCGACATCGAGGTGTGGGCGATGGACCGCCGCTCAAACCACCTCGAGGATCACACCGGCACCGACCAGGCCCTGAAAGACGGCAACATGCTCATGGCCGGCATGTATTACATGGGCGGCGGGTTCAAGGAGATCACCTCAAAAGACGTTCCGTTCCTCAAGCACTGGGGCCTGCGAACGCATCTCAATGACGTCGCCGCGCTGGTGAAGCACATCCAGGGGCGTGGGATCAAAGACATCTTCCTCGGCGGGCACTCGCTCGGCGCGATGATGACGCAGGCCTACGCGGCATACGAACTGGACGGCGGCAAGCCGGCCTACAAGGACTTGCGCGGCCTGATTCTGTTCGACGGATCGGTGTGGGGATCTCGCGTAGGTGATGATATTGAGAGGCACATCGCGACGCTTGAAGAGGAGATCAGCCAAGGCGCGCTCTTCCCCGCCGACC
Proteins encoded in this region:
- a CDS encoding alpha/beta fold hydrolase translates to MRIALCGCLVMILLAAALPAWAAVGSEYLELDGWAEPNTPPEHNKFGVLRYWAEGKTATAATIFIPGNGGGAASFDIVGRWLAENADIEVWAMDRRSNHLEDHTGTDQALKDGNMLMAGMYYMGGGFKEITSKDVPFLKHWGLRTHLNDVAALVKHIQGRGIKDIFLGGHSLGAMMTQAYAAYELDGGKPAYKDLRGLILFDGSVWGSRVGDDIERHIATLEEEISQGALFPADLPQGGIVSELIIIAATRDPEGASPIAPFIQDMTEVTSPLTNLALFGVAIDTDFNFHALCRAGKLGEPDAANPQAPLGWIGYQDSGEATDALALAKALTAGRGAAEWYQPLALMPDVRRASKAMLDVPELGLKYQKEMDLPVIGFLANAESYDFAEGMKEYAASIKGTADIHAIDPAGTYAHLDPIVAADADKRVFTPLKEWMAGVLAGK